The Bacillus alveayuensis genome contains a region encoding:
- a CDS encoding cell division protein FtsI/penicillin-binding protein 2 (product_source=COG0768; cath_funfam=3.40.710.10; cog=COG0768; pfam=PF00905,PF03717; superfamily=56519,56601; transmembrane_helix_parts=Inside_1_20,TMhelix_21_43,Outside_44_692) has translation MSAESKTRTPEKKRYKKARMVRINVFFFIIFLLFVSLIIRLGVVQIVKGEEYSKEVNRTEVDIAKYPAPRGKMYDRYNRIVVDNENVPAITYTVERTTKAEEKLETAKKLAKLIDIDTQFLKERDLRDYWIAKNPEQAKKLLTDEEKKLKPKETYRLQVKRVPKEEIEKIQNNPEELELAAFYTKFSSGYAYEPQIVTTNLTSEEVSLVAEHLEYLPGVDVITDWNRVYPYEDTFRSILGRITDAKEGIPQDRESYFTARGYARNERVGVSYLEQQYEDYLNPRKAQLKYISNKDGETIAQQLIDNGRRGYDLKLSIDIELQKKVEQIIESRLKEAKGHPDNYLLDRAFVVMMDPFNGDILAMAGKMYQNGEMLNFDYGAFATQYEMGSTVKGATVLAGYQFGIKHGTVFYDAPIKIKHTKEKSSYKNFGPINDINALKVSSNVYMFHIAMKIAGINYVYNGGFPATIEDFIKMRNYYAQFGLGVPTGIDLPFESTGQQSDPDTPGKLLDLAIGQFDTYTPLQMAQYVSTIANGGYRVQPRLVRSIHEPVGDDEIGPIAQERPTNILNRINNTDEDINRVQYGFKLVTGPGGTASGMFNHDVAGKTGTAETFYYGPKRQYWGKYVYNLTFVGYYPSDRPEVAFSVVVPWARTSRGEIVNKKIANDIVNAYVELQKQYQSGEVESKEPSNDGE, from the coding sequence TTGAGTGCAGAAAGCAAAACAAGAACACCTGAAAAAAAACGGTATAAAAAAGCGAGAATGGTGAGAATCAATGTATTCTTTTTTATAATATTCCTTCTATTTGTTTCGTTAATTATTCGTCTCGGTGTGGTGCAAATCGTTAAAGGAGAAGAATATTCAAAAGAAGTGAACCGGACAGAGGTAGATATCGCCAAATATCCGGCTCCACGAGGAAAAATGTATGACCGTTACAATCGCATTGTCGTCGACAACGAAAATGTACCAGCTATTACGTATACCGTGGAAAGAACGACGAAAGCAGAAGAAAAACTAGAAACAGCCAAAAAGCTTGCCAAACTCATTGACATTGATACACAATTTCTCAAAGAAAGAGATTTACGTGATTACTGGATTGCGAAAAATCCTGAACAAGCTAAAAAACTTCTGACAGATGAGGAGAAAAAATTAAAACCGAAAGAAACGTATCGATTACAAGTAAAACGAGTTCCAAAAGAAGAAATCGAAAAAATTCAAAATAATCCTGAAGAGTTGGAGCTAGCCGCTTTTTATACGAAATTTTCCTCAGGGTATGCATATGAACCGCAAATCGTAACGACAAATTTAACAAGTGAAGAAGTTTCGCTAGTAGCGGAACATTTAGAATACCTACCTGGTGTTGATGTTATAACAGATTGGAATCGCGTTTATCCATATGAAGATACATTCCGGTCTATTTTAGGAAGAATTACAGATGCAAAAGAAGGAATTCCTCAGGATCGTGAATCTTATTTTACCGCACGAGGGTATGCCAGAAATGAACGTGTAGGTGTTAGTTACTTAGAACAACAATATGAGGATTATTTGAATCCGCGTAAGGCACAGTTAAAATATATTTCGAATAAAGATGGAGAAACGATTGCGCAACAGTTAATTGATAATGGACGCAGAGGCTATGATTTAAAACTTTCTATTGATATCGAGTTGCAAAAAAAGGTGGAACAAATTATTGAATCGCGTTTAAAGGAAGCGAAGGGACATCCTGATAACTATTTACTTGACCGTGCATTTGTCGTCATGATGGATCCTTTTAATGGAGATATTTTAGCAATGGCTGGTAAAATGTATCAAAATGGAGAAATGCTAAATTTTGATTATGGTGCATTTGCTACACAATATGAAATGGGTTCAACGGTTAAAGGGGCAACAGTTTTAGCAGGCTACCAATTTGGGATTAAGCACGGAACCGTATTTTATGATGCTCCGATAAAAATTAAACATACAAAGGAAAAATCCTCCTATAAAAACTTTGGACCTATTAACGATATCAATGCTTTAAAAGTAAGTTCAAACGTTTATATGTTCCATATTGCGATGAAAATCGCCGGCATCAATTATGTTTATAATGGCGGTTTTCCAGCAACAATTGAAGATTTCATTAAAATGCGAAACTATTATGCCCAATTTGGATTAGGCGTTCCTACTGGAATTGATTTGCCCTTTGAATCGACAGGACAACAGTCAGATCCCGATACGCCAGGTAAATTATTAGATTTAGCGATCGGTCAGTTTGATACGTATACACCACTGCAAATGGCTCAATACGTATCAACGATTGCAAACGGCGGTTATCGTGTACAGCCGCGCCTTGTCAGATCTATTCATGAACCGGTTGGAGATGATGAGATTGGTCCGATCGCACAAGAAAGGCCAACAAACATTCTAAATCGAATCAATAATACTGACGAAGATATTAATCGAGTACAATACGGGTTTAAACTTGTTACAGGACCTGGTGGGACTGCATCAGGGATGTTTAATCATGATGTTGCAGGAAAAACTGGTACTGCTGAAACGTTTTATTATGGACCAAAGCGTCAATATTGGGGAAAATATGTTTACAATTTAACATTTGTCGGTTATTATCCTTCTGATCGTCCAGAAGTAGCGTTCAGTGTCGTTGTGCCATGGGCGCGAACTAGCCGAGGTGAAATTGTGAATAAAAAAATTGCTAATGACATTGTCAATGCCTATGTTGAATTACAAAAACAATATCAATCAGGAGAAGTGGAGTCAAAAGAGCCATCAAATGACGGCGAATAA